CAGCACGCTTCACGAACGCACGGGGAGTACGAAGTCAACAAGGCGACGGTACGTCGGAACGCCGCGCCAAAAACGGGGTCGACACCAGGCAGAGAATGAATAAAGCCATGCAGGTCAATCAGTCCCAGATGGGCGATACCGAATTCAAACGTTTCAGCGAACTCATCCACACCGAATTCGGCATCAAGATGCCGCCGACCAAACGCGTGCTCCTGCAAAGCCGCTTTCAGAAACGCCTCCGTGTTCTGGGAATGTCCTCTTACAAAGAGTATTGCGACTACGTTTTTTCCGACAAGGGTCGAGAACAGGAACGATCCCACCTCATCGACGTCGTCACAACCAACACCACACATTTTTTCCGTGAGCCCAAGCATTGGGATATCATGAACAATTCGGTTCTGCCGGAACTCTGGAGTCGTGGCATCGGGAGAAACGGCGATCTGCGAATATGGTCTGCAGGGTGTTCCAGCGGAGAAGAACCGTACACGCTGGGCATGGTCCTCCACGAATGGTCCACCACGCACCACGGCTTCAAATTTTCCATCCTTGCCACCGACATTTCCCAGAAGATCCTCTCGGAAGCCAGCAACGCCGTCTATTCCATTGAGAAGGTGGATGACGTGCCCATGCAGTACAAGAAAAAGTACATGCTCAAATCCAAGGACAAGAAACTGGTCAAAATGGATTCGATCCTTCGCAACAAGGTATCGTTCCAGCGGCTTAATTTCATGGAGGACTTCAAACTCCCCCATCAGCAGGACATCATCTTCTGCCGCAACGTGGTAATCTATTTTGACAGGGCGACCCAGGCCACACTGTTCAGCAAGTTCTGCAACAATCTCAAGACGGGCGGCTATCTGTTCATCGGCCACTCCGAGAGCCTGTCCGGCCTGACTCTTCCCATCAGACAGGTGGCACCGACAGTTTTCCAACGGTTGTAATCCGCAGCAGGCCGATTCACCACGTCCACAATCACATTCGCCGTTTTTTGACGGCTTTTTATTCACAGGAGTAGCATGCGTATTCTGTTTCTCGGCGATATCGTCGGCATTCCCGGTCGCAAGGCGATCAAGGATAACCTTGCTCGCATCAGGGAAAAGGAATGCATTGATCTCGTTTTTGCCAACGGCGAAAACGCCAGCGGCGGGTATGGGTTAAAAGCCAAGCACGCCAAGGAATTCTTCAAGGCCGGAGTTGACGGTATCACCGGCGGTAATCATATATGGAAGTATAAGGATCTGTATTCCCTGCTCGAATCCGACAAACGGATTCTGCGACCGCTCAATTACGCCGACCACCTTCCAGGGACCGGACTGCGTATATTTGAAAAAAAAGGACTTCCGCCAATCGCGGTATTCAACATTATCGGACGGACTTTCATGCCGCCCATCGACTGC
The genomic region above belongs to uncultured Pseudodesulfovibrio sp. and contains:
- a CDS encoding protein-glutamate O-methyltransferase, encoding MNKAMQVNQSQMGDTEFKRFSELIHTEFGIKMPPTKRVLLQSRFQKRLRVLGMSSYKEYCDYVFSDKGREQERSHLIDVVTTNTTHFFREPKHWDIMNNSVLPELWSRGIGRNGDLRIWSAGCSSGEEPYTLGMVLHEWSTTHHGFKFSILATDISQKILSEASNAVYSIEKVDDVPMQYKKKYMLKSKDKKLVKMDSILRNKVSFQRLNFMEDFKLPHQQDIIFCRNVVIYFDRATQATLFSKFCNNLKTGGYLFIGHSESLSGLTLPIRQVAPTVFQRL